In Photobacterium sp. TLY01, the following proteins share a genomic window:
- a CDS encoding glycosyltransferase family 2 protein produces the protein MIKVQICLFAYNLEESIASCIESVMENCGTYQYDLFVMINGCTDQTYDIVSCIADTHANVHPVHIAIGDKSNAWNTFIYQYYDGHSVAVFADGDLTFGQNAFQHIVDCHLAQPHYNAITGFPWDRGRNSKQMQHRMQQNHDLAGGLYLLSPLFIQTLISHTVKLPVGLIGDDSMLGFLSATNICSGTDLPKQRIGVCVKAVFIYAHLSPLRWQDYKLYFRRRVRYSLRYFQQLSIVTDLKQQGISAMPAVAIHGTSASLHQVRWRSSHLIFDLISKWMIDRQKMRLHPDSESASKSLS, from the coding sequence ATGATCAAGGTTCAGATTTGTCTGTTTGCATACAACCTGGAGGAAAGCATTGCCAGCTGTATCGAAAGCGTGATGGAAAACTGCGGCACTTATCAGTATGACCTGTTTGTTATGATCAACGGCTGCACCGATCAGACTTACGACATTGTGTCCTGTATCGCTGATACCCATGCCAATGTACACCCGGTTCATATCGCAATCGGTGATAAATCAAACGCCTGGAATACCTTTATTTATCAATATTATGACGGCCACTCGGTGGCCGTTTTCGCTGATGGCGATCTGACATTTGGCCAGAATGCCTTTCAACATATCGTGGACTGTCACCTCGCCCAACCACACTACAATGCCATTACGGGTTTCCCCTGGGATCGGGGAAGAAACAGTAAGCAGATGCAACACAGAATGCAGCAGAATCATGATTTAGCCGGTGGCTTATACTTACTTTCCCCGTTATTTATCCAAACATTAATCAGCCATACCGTGAAATTGCCCGTCGGATTAATCGGTGACGACAGCATGCTGGGATTTCTCTCAGCCACCAATATTTGCAGCGGGACTGATTTACCCAAACAACGCATTGGCGTTTGCGTGAAAGCTGTATTCATTTACGCCCACCTCAGTCCGTTACGCTGGCAGGACTACAAGCTCTATTTCAGACGCCGGGTTCGTTACTCACTGCGTTATTTCCAACAACTCAGTATTGTCACAGATCTCAAGCAACAAGGGATTTCCGCGATGCCAGCAGTCGCCATTCATGGTACGTCTGCATCCCTGCATCAGGTGCGCTGGCGCAGCAGTCATCTGATTTTTGACCTGATCTCCAAATGGATGATCGACAGACAAAAAATGCGTTTACATCCGGACTCAGAGAGTGCCAGCAAGTCGCTCAGCTAG
- the pbpC gene encoding penicillin-binding protein 1C has product MKRLLPNLRATLPVKMAGWFVFFWLTVCVLNKVWPLPPLYPDGPATVVVSRDGEILRSFGDRQGVHRYNVTLTDVDPFYIQALLNYEDRWFYWHPGFNPVSVVRAAWQWASNGYVVSGGSTLTMQVARLIDPHARSIAGKLKQLWRALQLEWYYSKDEILTFYLNLAPFGGNIAGVEAASRRYFNTSAGHLTKNEAALLVVLPQKPSLYRPDRYPDTARAMRNKVLDRLHDSGLLGDQATAYLTQEAVELKRSDNTTLAPLLSRMLRAQYPDRHVIQTTLDGVIQQRVARLLEKVKRQLPAHSSAAVLVVDNQTANVLAYQGSVDFQDNSRFAHVDMIQAVRSPGSTLKPFIYGMAIDRGIIHTESLLSDIPTRFSDYKPQNLNERFQGAVSASDALKQSLNIPLIQVFHALTPAVFEQDLRQAGVQLQHQQANLTVGLGGTGTNLQTLAEMYRSLASEGKYSALNMVSDHQPAADPDKTLLSAESSWMMFHTLSAISAPDRVVPRVRREVAWKTGTSYGYRDFWSVGVSADYTVAVWVGRPDSSPVVGYLGATQAAPIMFDVFDQLPEDNRRVNQPVTVKRQLICWPGGRAKAVTEAASCAYQKYAYTRNGLTPPTLESHGDFVVTDSWPEALRVWQQHKGRMSQELSEPSSSDQKQPEAGIRIMSVNHGQHYYLSQIDAIPLKSNKKPSEVFWYVNHQPFSGSLLNLTHYQGEVTLTACQGAQCDKRVILVHR; this is encoded by the coding sequence ATGAAACGATTATTGCCCAATCTACGAGCCACTCTGCCCGTGAAAATGGCAGGGTGGTTTGTTTTCTTTTGGCTGACAGTCTGTGTACTGAACAAAGTGTGGCCTCTGCCGCCGTTGTACCCGGACGGCCCCGCGACAGTGGTTGTCAGCCGGGATGGTGAGATACTGCGCTCATTTGGGGACCGACAGGGCGTTCATCGTTACAACGTCACACTGACTGATGTCGATCCTTTCTATATTCAGGCATTGCTCAATTATGAAGACCGCTGGTTTTACTGGCATCCGGGGTTTAACCCTGTCTCCGTTGTCCGGGCCGCCTGGCAATGGGCGAGCAATGGTTACGTTGTGTCTGGCGGCTCTACGCTGACCATGCAAGTGGCCAGACTGATTGATCCGCATGCGCGCTCCATTGCCGGCAAGCTGAAACAGCTCTGGCGGGCTTTACAGCTTGAATGGTATTACAGTAAAGACGAGATACTGACTTTTTATCTGAATCTGGCGCCTTTTGGCGGCAATATCGCCGGCGTTGAAGCTGCCTCCCGGCGGTATTTCAATACCTCAGCCGGCCACCTGACGAAGAACGAAGCCGCTTTACTGGTGGTCTTGCCGCAAAAACCGTCACTGTACCGTCCTGACCGATACCCGGACACCGCACGAGCGATGCGCAATAAAGTGTTGGATCGTCTGCACGACAGCGGGTTACTGGGTGATCAGGCCACAGCTTATCTCACGCAGGAAGCGGTTGAACTGAAGCGCTCGGACAACACGACGCTGGCCCCTTTGCTCAGTCGCATGCTCAGAGCGCAGTATCCGGACAGGCATGTGATTCAGACAACGCTGGACGGTGTGATTCAGCAGCGGGTCGCCCGCTTACTGGAAAAAGTAAAACGCCAGCTGCCTGCGCATTCCTCTGCGGCGGTATTGGTGGTGGATAACCAAACAGCCAATGTGCTCGCGTATCAGGGCTCGGTGGATTTTCAGGATAACAGCCGCTTTGCCCATGTCGACATGATTCAGGCGGTCCGCTCGCCAGGCTCGACACTCAAGCCCTTTATCTACGGCATGGCGATCGATCGCGGCATCATTCATACCGAAAGTCTGCTGAGTGATATCCCGACCCGTTTTTCTGATTACAAGCCGCAGAATTTGAATGAGCGCTTTCAGGGCGCCGTCAGTGCGAGCGATGCGCTGAAGCAATCATTAAATATACCTTTGATTCAGGTATTTCATGCGCTGACGCCAGCTGTATTTGAACAGGATTTACGCCAGGCGGGTGTGCAGTTGCAGCACCAGCAGGCCAATCTGACCGTTGGATTAGGCGGGACAGGAACCAATCTGCAGACACTGGCTGAAATGTACCGCTCGCTCGCCTCTGAGGGGAAATACAGCGCACTGAATATGGTGAGCGATCATCAACCAGCGGCAGATCCCGATAAAACGCTCCTCAGTGCTGAAAGCAGCTGGATGATGTTTCATACGCTCAGTGCGATCAGTGCGCCGGACAGAGTCGTGCCGCGGGTGCGCCGTGAAGTTGCCTGGAAAACAGGCACCAGTTATGGATACCGCGATTTCTGGTCAGTTGGCGTCAGTGCAGATTACACAGTGGCGGTTTGGGTCGGCCGGCCGGATTCATCGCCTGTGGTCGGTTATCTCGGGGCAACACAGGCTGCGCCCATCATGTTTGATGTGTTTGATCAGCTACCCGAAGACAACCGTCGGGTAAACCAGCCGGTCACTGTGAAGCGGCAGCTGATCTGCTGGCCTGGCGGCAGAGCGAAAGCTGTCACAGAAGCTGCCAGTTGTGCGTATCAGAAATATGCCTATACCCGCAATGGCCTGACACCGCCGACGCTGGAAAGTCATGGTGATTTTGTTGTCACGGATAGCTGGCCCGAAGCGCTGCGTGTCTGGCAGCAACACAAGGGCAGGATGAGCCAGGAACTTTCTGAGCCGTCGTCATCTGATCAGAAGCAGCCAGAAGCAGGTATCAGGATCATGTCGGTGAATCATGGTCAGCACTATTACCTGTCACAAATAGACGCGATCCCACTGAAAAGTAACAAAAAACCGTCTGAGGTGTTCTGGTATGTCAATCACCAGCCATTTAGCGGCAGTCTGCTTAATCTGACGCACTATCAGGGAGAGGTGACTCTGACAGCCTGTCAGGGGGCGCAATGCGACAAGAGAGTCATTCTGGTTCACCGCTGA
- a CDS encoding alpha-2-macroglobulin gives MVISIHLAQWRQGWLLLCLSLFSLFSYAETDNETSQQTPDVLFVGSGPLVPQSSQQSIPVNFINLDYVDIEILQVTEPGQLLNRHYLQDKLSSYDLDNIKHAYKSVFSDRYTLPPSEKDVQTPARLPIPHSLDAGWYIVVIKAPGTFYRVKAKHMLLTDVGIQARINTRQAAFSLARLSTGDALTQGVVEIYRNNALLDSQPVDLHGVARFDIQTQRKDIVIARVTSRNDSGTAKEEIAILPLREAPLDLADSAVGGRKYQATEAYIYSNRDLVKPGESLPVNILLRDKDGKALSSRPVSLSVVNPWNEEILKEQLQPQAEGYYFRQLETEANWKTGRYRIEVRLDPTAPDPISELSFQLEEFVPERMDLTFQNAAPFVFAGQANKVELNGRYLFGSPAAGNTVKSAVTYAPVTHIPGKFDDYTVGVPFTLDANYQELKEAALSEEGRLTVNLPTPDPKQIKSPVKTVANFSLLESGGAAVQRKLSYVSWKNQPVPGIKPEFVSVPYNTDALFKLALLSADGQSLTSGELEVTMDYDQGPYYWVYEDGIGWKRKKQERWKRVSSQKIKVGEQPESLAFSTKWGDYLLTVTDVSTGVSSSYSFYAGWYEGNEQLKAKPDHLVIQTDKPAYAAGGQATVTVTAPLSGSLLVTLEADQLVWSESYPVQAGKVTVTVPVPASLARHDVFLTTTLTGRDGQTPKRYFGITPLKLDRSSRQLNVALDLPDLIQPSETLSVPVTVDNIDAQQGGDTWVTLSMVDKGIINLSRFKPVNPHDYFFGQRRYSADVIDMYSRLYDLRPDPFAQSRFGSDANEDTDNKNDGLVESKSIILMTRPVKLVDGKAVVDMAIPDYNGEAQIVATVFNGSQVGQAVLDKPISAPVVAELSVPRFLVPGDQSSITVDLHNVSGHSQTLSVAITGSETLNFNQQPATELVLKDGEHWSQSYRFGVSDTTITDRASLTLSVNNQEISVDRSWGIPVRPVMPWVTQAQSVLLDSKETYNVSEQLWSGLDVVRGSMGHAYFSRTPVLNTEEHARGLFRYPYGCAEQTTSKAWPFLLDEPELRRFKAQAHQTRYDSDDDGSDASSTDKQLIEKAVQRLKTMQKNSGGFSLWDSSGRENPWLSAYVTDFLLAADKRFPEVVPASMLSKATNRLMVYVRNESVTRNLAYDTESAKVARAYAAYLMSKQGKLKWSDLDSMKLTSLPTQLSYLHLAASYANVGASDEAKDMLDDIRDYNRRHRYFGDYGSNLRDVAKSVTVLQEMAGDHSLKAIAQELQTKYLEQLIDLANTPWMSTQERAALVQASALTNAANRDQIFNLSFSGHALSQTGMFSQPLASDMTIQNLDDKPVYVKVLAQGYQMLNRGIANEANRFNTLDADQVERKLYTMKGEPLASNRVKVGERVVVVLTVALNERVNDALLVDKIPAGFVLENPALNQGLPIERVLPAGIELKAADHQEYRNDRFVLSDEMRKGQQSRYGYILRAEVPGTFAVPPVFIESMYRPEKHLAYWQTPQTITVEK, from the coding sequence ATGGTTATATCAATTCATTTAGCGCAATGGCGGCAAGGTTGGCTGTTGTTGTGTCTGTCGCTCTTTTCGTTATTCAGTTATGCGGAAACGGATAACGAAACATCACAGCAAACACCGGATGTGTTATTTGTTGGCAGCGGGCCATTGGTTCCGCAATCCAGTCAGCAATCAATTCCTGTTAATTTTATCAATCTTGATTATGTGGATATCGAGATATTACAGGTAACGGAGCCGGGACAATTGCTGAACAGGCATTATCTTCAAGACAAATTATCCAGTTATGATCTGGACAATATTAAGCATGCCTATAAAAGTGTGTTTTCAGATCGCTATACACTGCCGCCCAGCGAGAAAGACGTCCAGACTCCAGCCCGACTGCCGATCCCGCATTCCCTGGATGCCGGTTGGTACATAGTGGTGATTAAAGCGCCAGGAACGTTTTACCGCGTGAAAGCCAAGCATATGCTGCTGACTGATGTTGGTATTCAGGCCAGAATCAATACCCGACAGGCCGCCTTTAGCCTTGCCAGGCTCTCAACGGGCGATGCGCTGACACAAGGTGTGGTAGAGATTTACCGCAACAACGCCTTACTCGACAGCCAGCCTGTTGATCTGCACGGGGTTGCCCGTTTCGATATCCAGACTCAGCGCAAAGATATTGTGATCGCCCGGGTGACAAGCCGCAATGATAGCGGAACGGCGAAAGAAGAAATAGCGATTCTACCATTGCGAGAAGCGCCGCTGGATTTGGCAGACAGTGCTGTTGGCGGACGAAAATATCAGGCGACAGAAGCCTATATCTACAGTAATCGCGATTTGGTAAAACCCGGTGAGAGCCTGCCAGTAAACATTCTGCTGCGTGATAAAGACGGCAAGGCATTATCTTCGCGACCTGTTTCCTTGTCTGTGGTGAATCCCTGGAATGAAGAAATTTTAAAGGAGCAATTACAGCCTCAGGCCGAGGGGTATTATTTCCGTCAGCTTGAGACAGAAGCGAATTGGAAAACCGGGCGATACCGTATCGAAGTCCGTTTAGATCCGACCGCGCCAGACCCGATAAGCGAATTGTCATTTCAGCTCGAAGAATTTGTACCTGAGCGTATGGATCTGACATTCCAAAACGCCGCGCCATTTGTGTTCGCGGGCCAGGCGAATAAGGTTGAGCTGAATGGCCGCTATCTTTTTGGCAGCCCGGCGGCTGGCAATACAGTGAAATCGGCGGTGACTTATGCGCCCGTCACTCATATTCCGGGCAAGTTCGACGATTATACTGTCGGCGTGCCTTTTACGCTGGATGCCAATTATCAGGAACTGAAAGAGGCCGCCCTGTCGGAAGAAGGACGCTTAACCGTCAATCTCCCAACGCCTGATCCGAAACAGATCAAAAGTCCGGTCAAAACCGTGGCCAATTTCAGTTTGCTGGAGTCGGGCGGCGCAGCAGTACAGCGTAAGCTCAGTTACGTGTCATGGAAAAACCAGCCGGTTCCCGGCATTAAACCTGAATTTGTCTCTGTGCCATACAATACTGATGCTTTGTTCAAGCTTGCACTGCTTAGTGCCGATGGACAATCACTGACCAGCGGTGAACTGGAAGTCACCATGGATTATGACCAGGGGCCCTATTACTGGGTTTATGAGGATGGCATTGGCTGGAAGCGCAAAAAACAGGAACGCTGGAAGCGTGTATCGAGCCAGAAAATCAAAGTCGGTGAGCAGCCGGAAAGCTTGGCGTTTTCCACCAAGTGGGGCGACTATCTGCTGACAGTAACGGATGTCTCAACCGGTGTGTCGTCCAGCTACAGTTTTTATGCTGGTTGGTATGAGGGTAATGAACAGCTGAAAGCCAAACCGGATCATCTGGTGATCCAAACGGATAAACCGGCTTATGCCGCCGGCGGGCAGGCCACAGTCACTGTGACTGCACCGCTGTCCGGAAGCTTGCTGGTCACACTGGAAGCGGATCAACTGGTCTGGTCGGAAAGCTACCCGGTTCAGGCAGGCAAGGTTACTGTGACTGTCCCTGTTCCGGCATCGCTGGCCCGTCACGATGTCTTTTTGACCACCACGCTGACGGGAAGAGATGGACAGACACCCAAGCGCTACTTCGGTATCACACCGCTTAAATTGGATCGCAGCAGCAGACAACTGAATGTTGCGCTGGATCTGCCCGATTTGATTCAGCCCTCAGAAACACTTTCTGTTCCTGTAACTGTCGATAACATTGATGCCCAGCAGGGTGGCGACACCTGGGTCACCCTGTCTATGGTCGATAAGGGGATCATCAATCTGAGTCGCTTCAAGCCGGTGAATCCGCATGACTATTTCTTTGGTCAGCGCCGCTACAGTGCCGATGTCATCGACATGTATTCGCGTTTATATGATCTGCGGCCCGATCCGTTTGCACAGTCGCGGTTTGGCAGTGATGCCAACGAAGACACAGACAACAAAAATGACGGCCTGGTTGAAAGCAAGTCGATCATTCTCATGACCAGGCCGGTGAAACTGGTCGACGGCAAAGCGGTGGTCGACATGGCCATCCCGGACTACAACGGCGAAGCACAGATTGTGGCGACCGTCTTTAACGGCTCGCAAGTCGGGCAAGCGGTACTGGATAAACCCATCAGCGCCCCTGTGGTGGCTGAACTGAGTGTGCCGCGCTTTCTGGTACCTGGCGACCAATCCAGTATTACCGTTGATCTTCACAATGTGAGTGGTCACTCTCAGACACTGTCAGTGGCGATTACGGGCTCAGAAACACTGAACTTCAACCAGCAGCCAGCGACTGAGCTGGTGCTGAAAGATGGCGAACACTGGAGCCAGAGTTATCGTTTTGGTGTGTCAGATACCACGATCACCGACCGCGCTTCGCTGACACTGAGTGTGAACAACCAGGAGATATCGGTTGATCGCTCATGGGGGATTCCGGTTCGCCCGGTGATGCCCTGGGTGACACAGGCGCAGTCTGTGCTGTTGGATTCAAAAGAGACATACAATGTCAGCGAGCAGCTTTGGTCTGGCCTGGATGTGGTGCGTGGCAGCATGGGGCACGCTTACTTCAGCCGGACACCGGTACTCAATACCGAGGAGCATGCTCGCGGGCTGTTTCGGTATCCGTACGGTTGCGCCGAACAAACCACCAGTAAAGCCTGGCCATTTCTGCTGGATGAGCCGGAACTGCGGCGCTTTAAAGCGCAGGCCCATCAGACGCGTTATGACAGTGATGATGACGGAAGCGATGCGTCATCAACAGACAAACAGCTGATCGAAAAAGCCGTGCAGCGGCTGAAAACCATGCAGAAAAATAGTGGCGGTTTCTCATTGTGGGACAGCAGCGGGCGGGAAAATCCCTGGCTCAGCGCCTATGTGACCGATTTTCTGCTCGCGGCCGACAAACGTTTTCCGGAGGTGGTGCCGGCTTCTATGCTGAGTAAAGCCACAAATCGCCTCATGGTGTATGTGCGAAATGAATCCGTGACCCGAAATCTGGCCTATGACACAGAATCAGCCAAAGTGGCGCGTGCCTATGCTGCCTACCTGATGAGCAAGCAGGGTAAGCTGAAGTGGAGTGATCTCGACAGCATGAAACTGACGAGCCTGCCGACCCAGCTCAGTTATCTGCATCTGGCGGCCAGCTATGCCAACGTCGGTGCCAGTGATGAGGCGAAAGACATGCTCGATGACATCCGGGATTACAACCGCAGGCACAGATACTTCGGCGATTACGGGTCGAACCTGCGTGATGTTGCGAAATCGGTCACGGTACTGCAGGAAATGGCCGGTGATCACTCACTCAAAGCCATCGCACAGGAACTGCAGACCAAGTATCTGGAGCAGCTGATCGATCTGGCGAATACACCCTGGATGAGCACCCAGGAACGCGCGGCTCTGGTGCAGGCATCCGCCCTGACCAACGCGGCAAACCGCGACCAGATTTTCAATCTGTCTTTCAGCGGTCATGCGTTGAGCCAGACAGGGATGTTCAGTCAGCCATTGGCGAGTGACATGACCATCCAGAATCTGGATGACAAGCCTGTGTATGTGAAAGTGCTGGCACAAGGCTATCAGATGTTAAATCGTGGGATTGCTAATGAAGCGAACCGATTTAATACACTGGATGCCGACCAGGTCGAGCGCAAACTCTATACCATGAAAGGCGAACCGCTGGCATCGAACCGTGTGAAAGTGGGGGAGCGGGTGGTTGTGGTACTCACTGTCGCATTAAACGAACGCGTCAATGATGCCTTGCTGGTTGATAAGATCCCGGCCGGTTTTGTGCTGGAGAACCCGGCGCTGAACCAAGGTTTGCCGATTGAACGGGTACTGCCGGCAGGGATTGAGCTCAAGGCTGCCGATCATCAGGAATACCGCAATGATCGTTTTGTGCTGTCCGATGAAATGCGCAAAGGCCAGCAATCCCGTTATGGCTATATTCTGCGCGCCGAAGTGCCGGGCACGTTCGCGGTTCCGCCTGTCTTTATTGAGTCGATGTATCGTCCGGAAAAACATCTGGCGTACTGGCAGACGCCGCAAACCATCACAGTGGAAAAGTAA